In a genomic window of Brucella anthropi ATCC 49188:
- a CDS encoding ABC transporter ATP-binding protein — MANAIDVKGLVKRFGDATVVDHVSMSVAEGEIVGFLGPNGSGKTTTIRIMCGLLTPDEGEGKVLGFDLRTEGLKIKREVGYMTQRFSFYEDLTIAENLEFVARLYRLKPVKEHVARTLEELGLTSRGDQLAGTLSGGWKQRLALAACIMHKPKLLLLDEPTAGVDPKARRDFWDEIHRLADGGLTVLVSTHYMDEAERCHRISYISYGKLLATGTVRDVIDKAGLTTFIVNGPRLSEVARELEGEPGVEQVAPFGATLHVVGSDRVKLEAALEKIRHREGITVEAGETSLEDVFIQFMANAQDNMSKGRSSGSDKQ; from the coding sequence ATGGCGAACGCTATCGATGTCAAAGGTCTCGTCAAGCGGTTCGGTGACGCTACGGTCGTTGATCATGTGAGCATGTCGGTGGCCGAAGGTGAGATTGTCGGCTTTCTGGGGCCGAACGGTTCGGGCAAGACGACCACCATCCGCATAATGTGCGGGCTGCTGACGCCCGACGAGGGTGAAGGCAAGGTGCTTGGTTTCGATCTTCGTACCGAAGGGCTGAAGATCAAGCGTGAAGTCGGCTACATGACGCAGCGCTTTTCATTCTATGAAGACCTGACAATTGCCGAGAACCTTGAATTCGTTGCGCGTCTCTACCGGTTGAAGCCAGTGAAGGAGCATGTGGCACGGACACTTGAGGAACTGGGCCTGACTTCACGTGGAGACCAGCTGGCGGGCACGCTTTCCGGCGGCTGGAAACAGCGGTTGGCACTGGCAGCCTGTATCATGCACAAGCCAAAGCTTCTGCTGCTGGATGAACCAACTGCCGGGGTTGATCCGAAGGCGCGGCGCGACTTCTGGGACGAGATACATCGCCTCGCCGATGGCGGGCTGACTGTGCTCGTTTCGACCCATTACATGGATGAAGCCGAACGCTGCCACCGCATCAGCTATATTTCCTATGGCAAGCTATTGGCGACGGGAACCGTCCGGGACGTTATCGATAAGGCAGGGCTAACGACCTTCATCGTCAATGGTCCGAGGCTCAGCGAAGTGGCGCGCGAACTGGAGGGCGAACCGGGTGTCGAGCAGGTTGCGCCTTTCGGTGCGACGCTCCATGTCGTGGGGTCCGACAGGGTGAAGCTTGAGGCGGCTCTGGAAAAGATCAGGCATCGTGAAGGAATTACCGTCGAGGCAGGTGAAACCAGCCTTGAGGATGTGTTCATCCAGTTCATGGCCAATGCCCAGGACAATATGTCGAAGGGCAGAAGTTCAGGGAGCGATAAGCAATGA
- a CDS encoding DUF1956 domain-containing protein translates to MSKAKHTRQEPPSPSVDQTRAALIHAALQLFGSKGFDATSTREIAGLAKANIGSIAYHFGGKEGLRLAAADYIVETIQGIAGQALGHHGVISAPAETKETARQQLGLALERMTHFIVAQPQSGEIVQFLLRELAHPTAALDRIYSGVFEPTHKRLCAIWEVATGEPAESEATRLLIFTLLGQIVYFRIGREAVKRRMGWSTMGAEEAAAVAAIARQNLMAILAAKDAIKDGEVKA, encoded by the coding sequence ATGAGCAAAGCGAAACATACAAGGCAAGAGCCTCCGTCACCTTCGGTCGATCAGACGCGAGCGGCGCTGATCCACGCGGCCTTGCAACTATTTGGCTCGAAGGGTTTCGATGCCACATCGACGCGTGAGATCGCCGGTCTGGCCAAGGCGAATATCGGTTCCATCGCCTATCATTTCGGCGGCAAGGAAGGGCTGCGACTGGCGGCGGCAGACTATATTGTCGAAACGATACAAGGCATAGCCGGGCAGGCGCTTGGACATCACGGTGTGATCAGTGCACCTGCCGAAACGAAGGAAACGGCCCGCCAGCAGCTCGGTCTGGCGCTGGAGCGGATGACGCATTTCATCGTCGCGCAACCACAGTCCGGCGAGATCGTTCAGTTTCTCTTGCGCGAACTGGCGCATCCGACCGCAGCACTCGATCGCATCTATTCCGGTGTTTTCGAGCCGACGCACAAAAGGCTTTGCGCCATCTGGGAAGTCGCGACGGGCGAACCTGCCGAGAGCGAGGCCACACGGCTTCTCATCTTCACCCTGCTTGGGCAGATCGTTTATTTCCGCATTGGCCGGGAAGCTGTGAAACGGCGCATGGGCTGGTCCACGATGGGCGCGGAAGAGGCGGCGGCTGTCGCGGCAATCGCACGCCAGAATTTGATGGCCATTCTCGCAGCGAAGGACGCCATCAAAGACGGCGAGGTGAAAGCATGA
- a CDS encoding ABC transporter permease: MSGWFSFERLGAMLVKEFIQMRRDRITFAMMLVVPLMQLLLFGFAINNDPKSLPSALVVTSQDHYTRAMISALETTGYYRFDHVVQSAAEAEALIANGTVSFVVTIPSDFARRVDAGEQPQILIEADATDPSVASGAISTLGTVASQALLREQGKQAEAADAARSQLQVVVHRRYNPEGVSQYNIVPGLLGVILQMTMVMMTAMALTRETERGTMENLLAMPATPAEIMLGKVLPFLVVGGVQVVVVLVAAKLLFGVPFVGSLALLLTCVLIFVLSLVLLGYTISTASRTQMQAMQLTFFFFLPSLMLSGFMFPFRGMPDWAQALGEIFPLTHFLRIVRAVMLKGAHLSDIAGEVNALIFFVFLFASLALLRFRRTLD, translated from the coding sequence ATGAGCGGCTGGTTCTCGTTTGAGCGTCTTGGCGCGATGCTGGTGAAGGAATTCATCCAGATGCGGCGTGACCGTATCACCTTCGCCATGATGCTGGTCGTGCCGTTGATGCAGCTGCTGCTCTTCGGCTTTGCCATCAACAATGATCCGAAGAGCCTGCCGAGCGCATTGGTTGTGACCAGTCAGGATCATTATACACGCGCCATGATTTCCGCTCTGGAAACCACAGGCTATTACCGTTTTGACCATGTTGTGCAAAGTGCGGCGGAAGCCGAAGCCTTGATTGCCAACGGTACGGTTTCCTTCGTGGTGACAATCCCGTCGGATTTCGCAAGACGTGTCGATGCAGGCGAACAGCCGCAAATTCTGATCGAGGCCGACGCGACCGACCCGTCGGTGGCAAGCGGTGCCATTTCCACGCTTGGAACGGTCGCAAGTCAGGCGCTCCTGCGTGAACAGGGCAAGCAGGCCGAAGCCGCAGATGCCGCGCGAAGCCAGCTACAGGTCGTCGTGCATCGGCGTTACAACCCGGAAGGCGTGTCGCAATATAATATAGTTCCTGGTCTGCTGGGTGTCATTCTGCAAATGACGATGGTGATGATGACGGCCATGGCACTGACCCGTGAGACCGAACGCGGCACGATGGAAAACCTGCTTGCCATGCCCGCCACACCTGCTGAAATCATGCTGGGCAAGGTTCTGCCATTTCTGGTCGTCGGCGGCGTGCAGGTTGTGGTCGTGCTGGTCGCGGCAAAGCTTCTGTTCGGCGTACCCTTTGTGGGATCGCTGGCACTTCTCCTGACCTGCGTACTGATCTTCGTCCTGTCGCTGGTCCTGCTCGGCTACACGATCTCGACAGCATCGCGCACACAGATGCAGGCCATGCAGCTTACCTTCTTTTTCTTTCTGCCATCGCTGATGCTGTCCGGCTTCATGTTCCCGTTTCGGGGTATGCCTGATTGGGCGCAGGCGTTGGGCGAAATTTTTCCGCTGACGCATTTTCTGCGGATCGTCCGCGCAGTCATGCTTAAGGGCGCCCACCTTTCCGACATCGCCGGAGAGGTGAACGCCCTCATATTTTTCGTGTTCCTGTTTGCGTCGCTGGCGCTTTTGCGCTTCAGGAGAACGTTGGATTAG
- a CDS encoding HlyD family secretion protein, translated as MSILCIVPFASYLFAACSAQPLAVGYVEGEFVQLAPLEVAQVQSVAVRRGDRVEPGKPIAMTEDADAKIAVAQAEAALAQARAQLADLQVGKRPDEIAVLEAAVRTAKAQADDAQRTLLRTQDLTKRGVMTQAQLDDAATKVEVAEASINQATANLAVGRLPARPEEIKAAENAVKSAEAQLDSARWHLTKRTIEAPAPGRITDVIRNPGDIAGPSAPVLTMLPDGAVKLKVYIPEDKFSAVRVGDTLSVRCDGCAPGLQARVSYVSPDPEFTPPVIYSLETRQKLVYLVEAHPVDPASPLQPGQIVDVDLAAR; from the coding sequence ATGAGTATTCTCTGTATTGTTCCTTTCGCCTCTTATCTTTTCGCCGCATGCAGCGCACAGCCCCTTGCTGTTGGTTACGTTGAGGGTGAATTCGTGCAGCTTGCGCCGCTGGAAGTGGCGCAGGTTCAGTCCGTTGCCGTCAGGCGTGGGGATCGTGTCGAGCCGGGCAAGCCCATAGCAATGACGGAGGATGCGGACGCAAAGATCGCCGTCGCGCAGGCCGAGGCAGCATTGGCGCAGGCACGCGCGCAACTGGCGGATTTGCAGGTTGGCAAGCGCCCCGATGAAATTGCAGTTCTGGAAGCGGCGGTCAGGACGGCCAAAGCACAGGCAGACGATGCCCAGCGAACGCTTTTGCGCACGCAAGACCTGACGAAACGCGGAGTGATGACACAGGCGCAGCTTGACGATGCGGCCACCAAGGTTGAAGTGGCTGAGGCCTCGATCAATCAGGCCACAGCCAATCTGGCGGTTGGTCGATTGCCCGCGCGCCCTGAAGAAATCAAGGCGGCAGAGAATGCCGTCAAAAGTGCCGAAGCGCAGCTGGATTCCGCACGCTGGCATCTGACCAAGCGAACGATTGAAGCACCTGCGCCGGGCCGGATCACCGATGTCATCCGCAATCCGGGCGATATTGCCGGTCCGTCTGCGCCGGTTTTGACGATGCTGCCCGATGGTGCGGTCAAGCTGAAGGTCTACATACCGGAAGACAAGTTTTCAGCAGTGCGGGTGGGCGATACGTTGTCTGTGCGCTGCGATGGCTGCGCGCCCGGCCTGCAAGCCCGTGTGAGCTATGTTTCGCCCGATCCGGAATTCACGCCGCCCGTCATCTACTCGCTCGAAACGCGCCAGAAGCTCGTTTATCTCGTCGAGGCGCATCCGGTCGATCCCGCATCGCCTTTGCAGCCCGGCCAGATCGTGGATGTCGATCTGGCTGCCCGATAG